A genomic window from Paramormyrops kingsleyae isolate MSU_618 chromosome 23, PKINGS_0.4, whole genome shotgun sequence includes:
- the LOC111854223 gene encoding cortexin-3-like, producing the protein MAEDFLSSTLSASERAALPAPSSLTLEQKAAFVFVLLLFVFLGLLIVRCFRILLDPYRSMPSSTWTDYMEKDTFDYRIA; encoded by the coding sequence ATGGCGGAGGACTTCCTGAGCAGCACCCTGTCGGCATCAGAGCGGGCGGCCCTGCCCGCGCCCTCCTCGCTGACGCTGGAGCAGAAGGCGGCCTTCGTCTTCGTCCTGCTGCTCTTCGTCTTCCTCGGCCTGCTGATCGTGCGCTGCTTCCGCATCCTGCTGGACCCCTATCGCAGCATGCCGTCCTCCACGTGGACCGACTACATGGAGAAGGACACTTTCGACTATCGCATCGCCTGA